A DNA window from Impatiens glandulifera chromosome 7, dImpGla2.1, whole genome shotgun sequence contains the following coding sequences:
- the LOC124946074 gene encoding 3-phosphoinositide-dependent protein kinase 2-like encodes MEKDFDEKLKLQTNSSDDGNVQQQPNRVVFRAPQENFTIHDFELGKIYGVGSYSKVVRAKKKDTGMVYALKVMDKRFIAKEKKIAYVKMERIVLDQLDHPGVIRLFFTFQDTFCLYMALESCEGGELFDQIIRKRCLSEDEARFYAAEIVDALEYIHGMGLIHRDIKPENLLLTTDGHIKIADFGSVMPMKNSQITVLPNVASDDEECNFVGTADYVPPEFLDSSPATFGNDLWALGCTLYQMLSGTSPFKAASEWLIFQRITARDIKFPDYFSVEARDLIDQLLHVDPSKRPGAGEDGYVSLKKHPFFCGIDWTNIRTQTPPNLATDQQALSSDSEDGQSSWNPSHVGDGLVLHIEENESPAAPSEYSNITPLASIDSFDSKWQQFLEPGESVLMFSTVKKIQKLMNKKVQLILTNKPKLVYMDSSNLVAKKDILWSDNSNELSIQVVTPSHFKICTPKKIFAFEDAKQRAFEWKNAIEAAQNR; translated from the exons ATGGAGAAGGATTTTGATGAGAAGCTCAAGCTTCAGACCAATTCTTCCGATGACGGCAACGTGCAACAGCAACCTAATAGAGTCGTGTTCAGAGCTCCACAAGAGAATTTCACCATCCATGACTTCGAATTGGGCAAGATCTATGGCGTCGGTTCTTATTCTAAG GTTGTGCGGGCTAAGAAAAAAGACACGGGAATGGTGTATGCATTAAAAGTCATGGACAAAAGGTTCATtgctaaagaaaagaaaatagcATATGTGAAGATGGAGCGAATTGTGTTAGACCAGTTGGATCATCCTGGGGTTATAAGGCTATTTTTCACTTTTCAAGATACCTTCTGCCTGT ACATGGCACTCGAGTCTTGTGAAGGTGGAGAACTTTTTGATCAAATAATCAGG AAGAGATGTTTATCAGAAGATGAAGCTCGTTTCTATGCGGCAGAAATTGTAGATGCTTTAGAATACATACATGGCATGGGATTGATACACAGAGATATTAAG CCAGAAAACCTTCTATTGACTACTGATGGGCATATTAAGATAGCCGATTTTGGTAGTGTGATGCCCATGAAAAATAGTCAAATTACTGTCCTCCCAAATGTTGCTTCCG ATGACGAGGAATGCAACTTTGTTGGGACAGCTGATTATGTACCACCTGAATTCTTGGATTCTTCTCCAGCAACTTTTGG AAATGACCTTTGGGCACTGGGGTGCACTTTGTACCAGATGCTTTCAGGAACTTCACCCTTTAAAGCTGCAAGCGAATGGCTTATATTTCAAAGAATTACTGCAAGGGATATCAAATTCCCTGATTACTTCTCAGTTGAAGCGAGGGATCTCATAGACCAGTTGCTG CATGTGGATCCTAGTAAAAGACCAGGTGCTGGCGAAGATGGTTATGTTTCTCTCAAGAAACACCCATTCTTTTGTGGAATTGACTGGACGAACATAAGGACTCAAACCCCTCCAAATCTAgctacagatcaacaa GCTCTTTCAAGTGACAGTGAAGATGGTCAAAGTTCTTGGAATCCATCACATGTTGGCGATGGCTTGGTCTTGCAcattgaagaaaatgaaagccCTGCAGCACCTTCCGAGTACAGTAATATAACTCCCCTTGCTTCAATTGACTCATTTGATTCAAAATG GCAACAGTTCTTGGAACCCGGGGAATCGGTTCTCATGTTCTCAACTGTGAAGAAAATTCAGAAACTAATGAACAAGAAAGTGCAACTTATCCTTACTAATAAGCCAAAGTTAGTCTATATGGATTCTTCAAATTTAGTGGCGAAAAAGGATATTCTCTGGTCTGACAATTCCAATGAGCTTAGCATACAAGTTGTGACTCCTTCACATTTCAAGATCTGCACT CCGAAGAAGATTTTTGCATTTGAGGATGCAAAACAGAGAGCTTTCGAATGGAAAAATGCAATTGAGGCTGCCCAAAATAGATGA
- the LOC124944662 gene encoding mRNA cap guanine-N7 methyltransferase 2 translates to MGSSYRSTTEGIHHRIFEFSRTALIRIFASPYATVCDLFCGTVPDEAKWDAAQIGHYIGIDVTSSGISQVREAWESRRKTYTSEFLELDPCIEDIGPLLQGRSNVADIVCCMQHLQLCFQTEEKGRKLMQNVASLLKPGGYFIGICPDSSTIWAKYQKNIEAYHNRSGSMKPNIVPIRSENYTITFEVEEEKFPFFGKKYQIRFANESAAETHYLVHFASLLRLGREVGLDYIEIQNLNDFYDDNRAKFAGMLLDTCPSLFDSRGKLIPKTYDVLGLYTTFIFQKSDPDVAPPLMTPVQQDEIHTIDETLQREMQGALWIEEKNTQTQASSSSASIGLGKISEQKGILGPGPAQLRFSEPM, encoded by the exons ATGGGTTCGAGTTACAGGTCGACGACAGAAGGAATCCATCATCGTATCTTTGAATTCTCAAGAACAGCTCTTATTCGGATCTTTGCTTCTCCTTATGCTACT GTCTGTGATTTGTTCTGCGGAACGGTGCCCGACGAGGCCAAATGGGATGCAGCTCAAATTGGACACTACATTGGCATTG ATGTTACTTCATCTGGAATAAGTCAAGTTCGTGAAGCATGGGAAAGTCGAAGGAAGACTTACACTTCCGAATTCCTTGAACTTGACCCTTGCATT GAGGATATAGGACCATTGCTGCAAGGTAGGAGCAATGTTGCTGATATTGTTTGTTGCATGCAGCACTTGCAG TTATGTTTTCAAACTGAAGAGAAAGGGAGAAAGCTAATGCAAAATGTAGCATCTTTGTTAAAACCAGGGGGTTATTTCATTGGCATCTGTCCTGACTCGTCCACCATATG GGCAAAATACCAGAAGAACATTGAAGCTTATCATAATAGGAGTGGCAGCATGAAGCCCAACATAGTTCCTATTAGATCTGAAAATTACACAATCACATTTGAAGTGGAGGAAGAGAA GTTCCCATTTTTCGGAAAGAAATATCAGATAAGATTTGCTAATGAAAGTGCTGCTGAGACCCATTATCTGGTTCATTTCGCAAGCTTACTCAG ATTAGGAAGAGAAGTTGGCTTGGACTATATTGAGATTCAAAATCTGAATGATTTCTATGATGATAATAG AGCAAAATTTGCAGGTATGCTGCTTGATACTTGTCCGAGTCTTTTTGATTCCAGGGGAAAACTTATTCCAAAAACATATGATGTGTTAG GTTTATACACTACATTCATATTTCAAAAATCTGACCCAGATGTTGCTCCACCACTCATGACACCAGTGCAGCAAGATGAGATCCACACTATTGATGAG ACATTACAGAGAGAAATGCAAGGTGCACTCTGgattgaagagaaaaatacaCAAACACAGGCATCGTCATCATCAGCATCGATTGGCCTCGGAAAGATCTCTGAGCAGAAAGGTATTTTGGGCCCGGGACCTGCTCAGTTACGTTTTTCAGAACCTATGTGA